A genomic region of Metopolophium dirhodum isolate CAU chromosome 1, ASM1992520v1, whole genome shotgun sequence contains the following coding sequences:
- the LOC132947922 gene encoding uncharacterized protein LOC132947922: MHQGLYCKRVLEKFNMTEAKSVQIPADPQHSLDDKQQNTNLTSKVPYREAVGSLLYLSQITRPDITFSVNLVSRYIEDPKEQHWTAVKRILKYLKGTINFGLVFSSRQKLMLKGYSDADYAGDLDTRRSTSGSVFTLGSGSIAWSSRRQQCVSLSTTESEYIALSQAVQELTWLKLFLGELLDQPKTVPTMYGDNQSAIKLVKNPEFHGRTKHIDVRYHYIREKFNEGLFSLEYISSKEQIADIMTKPTP, from the coding sequence atgcaccaagggttgtattgtaaaagagtattggagaagttcaatatgactgaagcaaaatcagttcaaataccagcagaccctcaacattcattagatgacaagcaacaaaatactaatttaactagtaaagtcccatatcgtgaagcagtcggaagcttattatatctcagtcagattacaagaccggacataactttttcagtaaatctagttagtagatacatcgaggatccaaaggaacaacactggacagcagtgaaacgaattttaaaatatttaaagggaactattaattttggattggtatttagttctagacaaaaactcatgttaaaaggatacagtgatgctgactatgcaggtgacttggatacaagaagatcaacatcagggtcagtatttacattaggatctggaagtatagcatggagttcacgtcgtcaacagtgtgttagccttagcacaactgaatcagagtacatagctttaagtcaagcagtacaagaattaacttggttaaaattgtttttaggtgaATTGCTGGACCAGCCAAAAACGGTGCCAACAATGTATGGAGACAATCAAAGTGCGATTAAACTCGTAAAAAATCCAGAGTTTCATGGAAGAACGAAGCACATAGATGTTCGCTACCACTATATAAGAGAAAAGTTCAATGAGGGATTGTTTTCATTGGAGTACATATCCAGCAAGGAGCAGATTGCGGACATTATGACAAAACCAACTCCATGA